The genome window ACATCCTGGCCGCCCGGCTGAAGCAGCTGGAGACCGAGGGCCTGGTGGAGCGGCGCCGGCTGGAGCGGCCGGTCAAGGTGGTGGTCTACGAGCTGACCGGGCGCGGCCTGGCGCTGCGCCCGGTGCTGGACGCGCTCGGCGCGTGGGGCCTGCCCGCGCTCGGCGAGCAGCGCCCGACCGACGCGGTGCGCGAGCACTGGGTCACCGCGGCGCCGGTGGCGTCGGCGCACTGAGCGCAGCCCCGGTGGCGTCAGCGCGCTGAGCGCAGCGCCGCGGTGATCCAGTCGTGCGCGTCCCCCATGGTGGGCCGGCCGTCGTGCAGCACGCCGACCAGGGACCAGTAGCGGTCCACCGCCGGGTGGGTCAGCCGAAGGCCCGTCAGTTCGCGGCGGAACGCGGCGTCGTCGGTCCGGCCGGCGCCCCGGGCGAAGGCCGCGACGTAGCAGTCCAGGGCCTGCCCGGGCGCCGGCTCGGCGCCGCGCGCCAGCTCGGCCAGGGCGAGCCGGTAGGCCTCGTCGGCCCCCTGGTAGACCAGGGCGAGCCGGGCGGGGTCCTTCCCGGCCGGGGTCCGGGCGGCCGCGGCCAGGGCCCGGTCGTTGGCGAGCGCGTGCAGCTCGGCGTAGGCGAGCACCTGATCCGGCGTCGGATCGGTGGGCAGGTCGGGCAGCACGGCGTCCACGATCGCGCTCTTCAGCCCGGACGGCAGCCGGACCGGCAGCACCCGGCGCCAGAACGCGGCGAAGGGGTCCAGGGTGGGCGGGCCCTGGAGCGCCGCGCCGAGCACCGGCAGCCGGTCGGGCGCCTTCGCCAGGGCCGCCAGCGCGGCCTCCCGCCAGCGCAGTTCGGCGAGTTGGCGGGCCACCTCGGCGCGCTCCGCGGCCAGCGCCCGCTCCAGCGGGAGCTCGCCCCGGGCCACCTCGGCGGCGGTCGGCAGCGACAGCCCGAGCGCCCGCAGCCCGCGCAGCTCGCGCAGCCGGGCCAGGTCGGCCGCCCCGTACCGCCGGTGGCCGCCGGTGCTGCGCCCGGCGCCCGGCAGCAGGCCCTGGTCGGAGTAGTAGCGAACCGTCTTGACGCTGACCCCGCCCGCTTCGGCCAGCATGCCGATGGTCAGACTGGCTTCGGTCAGACTGGTTTCTCCCCCTGGGGGAGTTCCTACGGTCACCTCATGAGCATATTCGTACTGATTCCCGGGGCCTGGCTCGACGGCGAGGTCTGGCAGCAGGTGGCGACGGACCTGGAGCGGCGCGGTCACCGGGTGCTCCCGGTGACCCTGGGCACCGCCCCGACCGACGGGCTCACCGAACACACCCGGCAGGTGGGCGAGGTGCTGGCGGCCGCGGACGAGCCGGTGGTGCTGGTCGGCCACAGCTACGGCAGCTTCCCGATGCTCGGCGCGGCCGACCGGTGGCCCGACCGGGTGGCCCGCACGGTGCTGATCGACGCGCCACTGCCCGAGGACGGCGAGGCCCTGGTGGACCTGCTGCCCTGCGAGCAGCGGGCGACCGTCACCGGCGAGCTGGTGCCCTACCCCGCGGTGCCCTGGATGAGCGGCGGCGAGCTGCCCGCCGGCACCTCCGAGCGGCTGGCCGAGCGGACCCCGCACTGGCCGGCCCGCTGCATGACCGAGCCGATCGCGCTCACCGGAGCGGTCAAGGAGCTCCCGATGACCGGGGTGTTCTGCACCCTGAGCGGGGCCGACCTGGCCGTGGCGCGCGGCCTGCACGCGAGCGGGGCGCCGCGGTTCGCCTGGCTGGCGAACCGGGCGAACCGCTACTACGAACTGGCCAGCGGGCACCTGCCGATGGTCACGATGCCCGAGCGGCTGGCCGAGGTGCTGGCCGGGGCCGCCCGGGGCGAGGGCGAGCCGCTGCTCTGACACCGCGGCGAGGGCGAGCCGCTGCTCTGACGCCGTCCGTGGGACGCCCGGCTGCCCGGCCGGCCCGACGCCGGGTCAGCTGGGCGTGCCGCCGGGCGTGATCACGCAGCCGCCGTCCTGGTTGCTGAACAGCGGCTGCATCGCGAAGGTGCCGGTGGGCAGGGTGACCTTCTGGAAGTTGCTCTCGCACAGGTCGCCGATCTCCTCCCCCGAGGGGTCCACCCAGCCGCTCGACGGCTGCGGGTCGGAGATCGACTCGGCGTACTCGTGGCCCTCGACGATGCTGAACGCGTCCAGCTTGCCGCCCAGCGCGCTGTTGGGGCAGCGGCTGCCGGCCGGTGCGTCGAGCTGGTAGGGCATGTTGGTGTAGGAGACGCTGCCGGTGTAGTCGTGGTAGGCGCAGAACCCGGAGTTGGGCCAGCCGTCGGGCGAGGTGCCGCTCGGGCTGAGCACCACGATCTGGGCGTCGTTGTCGCCGGCCACGCCGAAGTGGCTCGCGGCGTTGTCGGCCTCGGCGGCGATGTCGGACTGGGCGGAGGACGCGGGGGCGGGGGACGCGTCGTCCACCCAACTGCCGCCGAACACCGGGCCGGTGAAG of Kitasatospora viridis contains these proteins:
- a CDS encoding MerR family transcriptional regulator; the encoded protein is MTVGTPPGGETSLTEASLTIGMLAEAGGVSVKTVRYYSDQGLLPGAGRSTGGHRRYGAADLARLRELRGLRALGLSLPTAAEVARGELPLERALAAERAEVARQLAELRWREAALAALAKAPDRLPVLGAALQGPPTLDPFAAFWRRVLPVRLPSGLKSAIVDAVLPDLPTDPTPDQVLAYAELHALANDRALAAAARTPAGKDPARLALVYQGADEAYRLALAELARGAEPAPGQALDCYVAAFARGAGRTDDAAFRRELTGLRLTHPAVDRYWSLVGVLHDGRPTMGDAHDWITAALRSAR
- a CDS encoding alpha/beta fold hydrolase, with translation MSIFVLIPGAWLDGEVWQQVATDLERRGHRVLPVTLGTAPTDGLTEHTRQVGEVLAAADEPVVLVGHSYGSFPMLGAADRWPDRVARTVLIDAPLPEDGEALVDLLPCEQRATVTGELVPYPAVPWMSGGELPAGTSERLAERTPHWPARCMTEPIALTGAVKELPMTGVFCTLSGADLAVARGLHASGAPRFAWLANRANRYYELASGHLPMVTMPERLAEVLAGAARGEGEPLL